The proteins below are encoded in one region of Fibrella aestuarina BUZ 2:
- a CDS encoding glycosyltransferase family 2 protein, translated as MSTPAHTLSVALCTYNGMRYLPEQLASIIAQTRLPDELVLVDDCSTDDTVAYLQHWAATAPFPVHIYPNEQNLGSTKSFERAVTHCTGDIVVLSDQDDVWRADRLQKTADWFAAHPAMDAVFSDADLIDDDSRQTGHRIWEVVQFTPEAQQQWQAGKGYELLFSGYVVTGATMAIRRSALASLLPFPTHVQYLIHDAWMSLVLALKGRIGFINEPLIQYRQHSSQQVGFKPARAKVTLADRLRRDRTERMEPILKLADRYQKLYELLRARTDIDPQRLARLAQMADHLKQRVQLPVFRVFRWPSVLAEAARGRYQLFPGHWWKTVLGDLLEP; from the coding sequence TTGAGTACACCCGCCCATACGCTATCGGTAGCCTTATGTACGTACAATGGCATGCGCTACCTGCCCGAACAGTTAGCCAGCATCATCGCCCAGACGCGGTTGCCGGATGAACTGGTGTTGGTCGACGATTGCTCAACCGACGATACCGTTGCTTATCTGCAACATTGGGCGGCTACGGCGCCTTTTCCGGTACACATTTACCCGAACGAGCAAAACCTTGGTTCGACGAAAAGCTTCGAGCGGGCCGTAACGCATTGCACGGGTGATATCGTCGTGCTGTCGGATCAGGACGATGTCTGGCGGGCCGATCGGCTGCAAAAAACAGCCGACTGGTTTGCGGCGCACCCGGCCATGGACGCCGTCTTTTCGGACGCCGATCTGATCGACGACGACTCGCGGCAAACGGGCCATCGCATCTGGGAAGTGGTGCAGTTTACGCCCGAAGCGCAGCAGCAGTGGCAGGCCGGGAAAGGCTACGAACTGTTGTTCAGTGGGTACGTGGTCACGGGCGCAACGATGGCCATTCGCCGGTCGGCACTGGCGTCGCTGCTGCCGTTTCCAACCCATGTTCAATACCTGATTCACGATGCCTGGATGTCGTTGGTGCTGGCCCTGAAAGGCCGGATCGGCTTCATCAACGAACCGCTGATCCAGTACCGGCAGCACAGCAGCCAACAGGTCGGTTTCAAGCCCGCCCGCGCCAAAGTGACGCTGGCCGATCGCCTGCGCCGCGACCGGACCGAACGGATGGAGCCCATTCTAAAACTGGCCGACCGCTACCAGAAACTATACGAATTGCTCCGGGCCCGCACCGATATCGACCCGCAACGGCTGGCAAGGCTGGCGCAGATGGCCGACCACCTGAAGCAACGGGTGCAGTTGCCCGTTTTTCGCGTGTTTCGCTGGCCGTCGGTACTCGCTGAGGCAGCGCGGGGCCGCTACCAATTATTTCCGGGGCATTGGTGGAAAACCGTCCTGGGCGATTTGCTCGAACCCTAG
- a CDS encoding DUF5672 family protein codes for MNSPLNTAQPPSVIVVIPAYRASLTPHERISLQQCVTMLGHYPLTVVKPEGLDLSGWLADFPTLQFDSFADAYFTSIAGYNELLCSELFYERFLAYDYMLICQLDAFILRDTLADWCRRGYDYIGAPQFADVRPVRDEPETLRTRVSKVFQRPLFNGGLSLRRVRACLRLLRSYHRFHGRWPGNEDGFFSLHYPRLIPYRHLIRSPKPDEALHFAIELEPARSLALNDGQLPMGCHAWDKYDLDFWRPILRQFGHEV; via the coding sequence GTGAACTCACCGTTGAATACCGCTCAGCCTCCTTCTGTTATCGTTGTCATTCCGGCCTACCGGGCGTCGCTCACGCCCCACGAACGGATCTCGTTGCAGCAATGCGTAACGATGCTGGGCCATTATCCGCTGACGGTGGTGAAACCCGAAGGGCTCGATCTGTCGGGCTGGCTGGCCGACTTCCCCACGTTGCAGTTCGATTCGTTTGCCGATGCCTATTTTACCAGCATTGCGGGGTACAACGAATTGCTTTGTTCCGAGCTGTTTTATGAGCGGTTTCTGGCGTACGACTATATGCTCATCTGCCAGCTCGACGCATTTATCCTGCGCGATACCCTGGCCGACTGGTGCCGACGTGGGTACGATTACATCGGCGCGCCGCAGTTTGCTGACGTTCGGCCGGTGCGCGACGAGCCGGAAACGCTCCGCACCCGGGTGTCGAAGGTGTTTCAGCGTCCGCTGTTCAATGGTGGGCTGTCGTTGCGCCGAGTACGTGCCTGCCTGCGATTATTGCGTAGCTACCACCGGTTTCACGGGCGGTGGCCGGGTAACGAAGACGGCTTCTTCTCCCTACATTACCCGCGCCTGATCCCGTACCGCCACCTCATCCGGTCGCCCAAGCCAGACGAAGCCCTGCATTTTGCCATTGAACTGGAACCGGCGCGCAGCCTGGCCCTCAACGATGGTCAACTGCCGATGGGATGCCACGCCTGGGACAAATACGATCTGGATTTCTGGCGACCGATCCTGCGGCAATTTGGTCATGAGGTGTAG
- a CDS encoding polyprenyl synthetase family protein — MNPIELADALQRQFELTEYGRQPAELYDPIRYIMSLGGKRLRPLMTLMTTALFTDNWQLALKPAVAVEVFHNFTLLHDDIMDKAPLRRGQPTVHEKWNANIAILSGDVMLVRAFEQLLDVQPAQLRTVLKRFSQTAAEVCEGQQMDMNFETRDVLTNAVSEVEYIEMIRLKTSVLLGFAMELGGLIAGADTDSTHHLYEAGVNIGIGFQLKDDLLDVYGDPAKFGKQVGGDIIANKKTFMLIEALERAEGDTRTQLLGWLACDTFDKAEKVAAVTQIYDQLGIRQLAEQRVAEYVNKGFANLEQVEADPDRKAILLDFAHQLVERES, encoded by the coding sequence ATGAATCCAATAGAGTTAGCGGACGCTTTACAACGCCAATTCGAGCTTACCGAGTACGGCCGGCAACCGGCCGAGCTATACGACCCTATTCGCTACATCATGAGTCTTGGCGGCAAGCGCCTGCGCCCGCTGATGACCCTGATGACCACCGCCTTGTTTACCGACAACTGGCAGCTGGCGCTGAAGCCCGCCGTTGCCGTGGAGGTATTCCATAATTTCACGCTGCTGCACGACGACATCATGGACAAGGCGCCCCTGCGCCGGGGGCAGCCCACCGTTCATGAAAAATGGAACGCCAACATCGCTATCCTGTCGGGCGACGTCATGCTGGTGCGGGCGTTTGAGCAACTGCTCGACGTGCAACCGGCCCAACTGCGCACCGTGCTGAAACGCTTCAGCCAGACCGCTGCCGAGGTCTGCGAAGGGCAGCAGATGGACATGAATTTCGAAACCCGCGACGTGCTGACCAACGCCGTGTCGGAGGTCGAATACATCGAAATGATCCGGCTGAAAACGTCGGTGCTGCTGGGCTTCGCCATGGAGCTGGGCGGACTCATCGCCGGGGCCGATACCGACAGTACGCACCACTTATACGAAGCGGGTGTGAACATTGGCATTGGTTTTCAGCTTAAAGATGACCTGCTCGATGTCTACGGCGACCCGGCCAAATTTGGCAAACAGGTGGGCGGCGACATCATCGCCAACAAAAAAACCTTTATGCTGATTGAAGCCCTCGAACGGGCCGAAGGCGACACACGTACCCAACTGCTCGGCTGGCTGGCCTGTGATACGTTTGACAAGGCCGAGAAAGTAGCCGCCGTAACGCAGATTTATGACCAACTGGGCATTCGGCAACTGGCTGAGCAGCGGGTGGCCGAGTACGTCAACAAAGGGTTTGCCAACCTGGAACAGGTCGAAGCCGACCCCGACCGCAAGGCCATTCTCCTTGATTTTGCCCATCAGTTAGTCGAACGCGAATCCTGA
- a CDS encoding rhomboid family intramembrane serine protease: MSITLLLILVTVGISLAAWNNPGLMDRWIMNPYAVAHQGQYYRLVTSGFLHADLSHLLFNMLSFYFFGGTVEAIFSQLFPGVGGIVLVVFYLIAIIISDIPTLIKHKDNSRYNSLGASGGVSAIIFATILVFPLTGIYFFFIPVPIPGFIFAILYLGYSYYAARQGSSGINHDAHLYGALFGILFMAVVFPQAIPSFFEQVGNWRPF, from the coding sequence ATGTCGATCACACTCCTCCTTATCCTTGTCACGGTCGGCATCAGTCTGGCGGCCTGGAACAACCCCGGTCTCATGGATCGTTGGATCATGAACCCGTATGCGGTGGCGCATCAGGGCCAGTATTACCGGCTGGTGACGTCGGGATTCCTGCATGCCGACCTGAGCCACCTGCTGTTCAATATGCTCAGCTTTTACTTTTTCGGCGGGACTGTCGAGGCCATTTTTTCGCAGCTTTTCCCGGGTGTCGGGGGTATCGTGCTGGTGGTATTTTACCTGATCGCCATCATCATCTCCGACATCCCGACGCTGATCAAGCACAAAGACAACAGCCGCTACAATTCACTGGGCGCCTCGGGCGGGGTATCGGCCATCATCTTTGCCACCATCCTGGTCTTCCCGCTGACGGGTATTTACTTCTTCTTTATCCCCGTCCCGATTCCGGGGTTCATCTTCGCGATTCTGTATCTGGGCTATTCCTACTACGCCGCGCGGCAGGGTAGTTCGGGCATCAACCACGATGCCCACTTGTACGGGGCCCTGTTTGGTATCCTGTTTATGGCCGTGGTTTTCCCGCAGGCTATTCCCAGCTTTTTCGAGCAGGTTGGTAACTGGCGACCCTTTTAA
- a CDS encoding LytR/AlgR family response regulator transcription factor has translation MNKLVTFLRQPYPGHESTGQMLGRSGLIGAFVGLFLLVFQPFGINDWQLPFKSLKILGFGLVTFGVLLLDSLVLPRLFPRPFSEANWTVGREIAYILTHILLITVANRLYLGWLTGHSLAGGWGWVLGMTFLIGVFPAVGVVLTNYIIQLRRYTREATTLSDELETQPAHTPPAIPAPLLTLLAENGKDALTLAPDDLLAIESSDNYCTVYYLKQAQAAKELMRSSLSRLETQLDEQLPADGRPFVRCHRSYVVNLDYVDRVSGNAQGYKLHLAHGSLVVPVARKYNDTLIRRLHAG, from the coding sequence GTGAATAAGCTGGTCACATTCCTGCGGCAACCCTATCCCGGTCACGAGTCGACAGGGCAGATGCTAGGACGAAGTGGGCTGATCGGGGCTTTTGTCGGGCTGTTTCTGCTGGTGTTTCAGCCGTTTGGGATCAACGACTGGCAATTACCCTTTAAGTCGCTCAAAATTCTGGGTTTCGGGCTGGTTACCTTCGGGGTGTTGCTGCTCGATTCACTGGTGTTGCCCCGGCTGTTTCCCCGGCCATTTAGTGAAGCGAACTGGACGGTTGGCCGCGAGATCGCCTACATTCTGACCCACATTCTGCTCATCACGGTGGCCAACCGGCTGTATCTGGGCTGGCTGACGGGCCATTCGCTGGCGGGTGGCTGGGGCTGGGTGCTGGGTATGACGTTCCTGATCGGTGTGTTCCCGGCGGTGGGCGTTGTCTTGACCAACTACATCATTCAGCTCCGGCGCTACACCCGCGAGGCCACAACGTTGTCGGACGAACTCGAGACGCAACCCGCCCACACGCCCCCGGCCATCCCGGCTCCCTTGCTGACGCTGCTGGCTGAAAACGGAAAAGACGCGCTGACCCTGGCCCCCGACGATCTGCTGGCCATCGAATCGAGCGATAACTATTGCACGGTTTATTACCTGAAGCAGGCGCAAGCGGCCAAAGAGCTAATGCGCAGCAGCCTCAGCCGCTTGGAAACGCAGCTCGATGAGCAGCTCCCCGCCGATGGGCGGCCGTTTGTGCGCTGCCACCGTTCCTACGTCGTCAACCTCGATTACGTCGACCGGGTGTCGGGCAATGCGCAGGGCTACAAACTGCATCTGGCGCACGGGTCGTTGGTGGTGCCGGTAGCCCGTAAATACAACGACACGCTGATTCGGCGGCTTCACGCTGGCTAA